In the Gymnogyps californianus isolate 813 chromosome 3, ASM1813914v2, whole genome shotgun sequence genome, one interval contains:
- the C1D gene encoding nuclear nucleic acid-binding protein C1D has translation MEMSEDDINTEEYPTEIHDYLAAFEKSLGSVDEMLKTMMSISRSELLQKLEPLEQAKLDLVSVYTLNSMFWVYLATQGINPKEHPVKQELERIRTYMNKVKEIADKKKASTLDKGAASRFVRNALWEPDAGSEHTSKTPAKGKKRKMD, from the exons ATGGAAATGTCAGAAGATGATATTAATACGGAAGAATACCCCACTGAAATTCACGATTATCTTgcagcatttgaaaaatctctTGGTTCTGTAGATGAGATGCTGAAGACAATGATGTCCATTTCCAGGAGTGAGCTTCTCCAAAAA ttAGAGCCTCTTGAGCAAGCAAAGCTGGATTTGGTTTCGGTGTACACGTTAAATTCAATGTTCTGGG taTACTTGGCTACTCAGGGAATCAATCCAAAGGAACATCCAGTGAAACAAGAACTG GAGAGAATAAGAACATACATGAACAAGGTCAAAGAAATAGCAGACAAGAAAAAGGCATCCACACTCGATAAAGGAGCTGCTTCTAGATTTGTAAGAAATGCACTCTGGGAACCAGATGCTGGAAGTGAACATACCTCCAAAACTCctgctaaaggaaaaaagagaaagatggacTAA